One Marinobacter halotolerans genomic region harbors:
- the cpdA gene encoding 3',5'-cyclic-AMP phosphodiesterase: protein MTENDPQKPLRVLQITDPHLMADPDGALLGVNTRDSLDAVIAQVLKDHGQPDLILATGDIAQDASEEAYRLFGEKLRAFNCESVWIAGNHDDASVLMPIATELNASHRHVVRGGWQFVLLDTSVPGKVHGHLPESELDFLEKTLSDNPDRPALIALHHHPVDIDTRWMSAIGLQNNDDFWRIVDRFPQVKTVLWGHIHQEYDEYRKGVRLLATPSTCIQFTAGSLKFSVEEKAPGYRWFEMKPDGEFTTHVKRSEGFVFELDMDSTGY, encoded by the coding sequence ATGACAGAAAACGATCCCCAAAAGCCTCTTCGGGTGCTACAGATCACCGATCCTCATCTCATGGCCGACCCTGACGGGGCGCTTTTGGGCGTTAACACCAGAGATAGCCTGGATGCGGTCATCGCCCAGGTGCTGAAGGATCATGGCCAGCCTGATCTGATTCTGGCTACCGGGGATATCGCACAGGATGCCTCTGAAGAGGCTTACCGCCTGTTTGGTGAAAAGCTGAGGGCTTTCAATTGCGAATCTGTCTGGATAGCTGGCAATCACGACGATGCGTCGGTTCTGATGCCGATAGCCACCGAACTTAACGCCAGCCATCGTCATGTCGTCAGGGGCGGCTGGCAGTTTGTGCTTCTGGACACGTCAGTGCCGGGCAAAGTTCACGGCCATCTTCCTGAATCAGAGCTGGATTTTCTTGAAAAGACGCTTAGCGATAATCCAGACAGGCCTGCTCTCATTGCCCTGCATCACCACCCGGTGGATATTGATACGCGCTGGATGTCGGCCATCGGCTTGCAGAACAACGACGATTTCTGGCGCATTGTGGATCGCTTTCCCCAGGTGAAAACCGTTCTCTGGGGCCACATCCATCAGGAATACGATGAATATCGCAAGGGCGTCAGATTGCTGGCAACACCGTCAACCTGCATCCAGTTTACAGCAGGTTCGTTGAAGTTCTCGGTAGAAGAGAAGGCACCCGGTTACCGTTGGTTCGAGATGAAACCCGACGGCGAGTTCACCACGCACGTGAAACGCTCGGAAGGCTTCGTGTTCGAGCTGGATATGGACAGCACTGGCTATTGA